The following proteins are encoded in a genomic region of Arachis stenosperma cultivar V10309 chromosome 4, arast.V10309.gnm1.PFL2, whole genome shotgun sequence:
- the LOC130977085 gene encoding protein PHR1-LIKE 2-like isoform X2, which yields MYPRLIHPHEAGLVGQEDVQVGGASNLTHKGDPCLVLTADPKPRLRWTQDLHERFVDAVTQLGGASKATPKAIMRTMNVKGLTLFHLKSHLQKYRLGLSGSYLESPGTDNSSPKLPTSDTNEGFEIKEALRAQMEVQSKLHLQVEAEKHLQIRQDAEQRYMVMLERACKMLADQFIGATVIDTDNQKFQGVGSKTPRGPMVDPLGFFSMPSTEVAGVNVPEEELPHSLPPQRADCSTESCLTSHETTGGLILEGSPGEGKRRLLGMDSMAAPLIWTEAKMRTQAINVAQGNPHGITRYAGM from the exons ATGTATCCGAGGCTGATACACCCACATGAAGCAGGGCTTGTTGGACAAGAAGATGTTCAAGTTGGTGGCGCCTCCAATCTCACACACAAGGGAGACCCATGTCTTGTTCTCACTGCTGATCCAAAACCAAGACTTCGTTGGACTCAGGACCTCCATGAACGCTTTGTTGATGCTGTCACTCAGCTCGGAGGTGCTAGTA AAGCTACGCCAAAAGCAATCATGCGGACCATGAATGTCAAGGGTTTGACTCTATTTCATTTGAAGAGTCATCTTCAG AAATATAGACTTG GATTGTCGGGTTCATACTTAGAAAGCCCTGGTACTGACAACTCTTCTCCAAAGTTGCCAACTTCCGATACCAATGA GGGTTTTGAAATCAAGGAAGCCTTAAGAGCACAAATGGAAGTGCAAAGTAAACTACATTTGCAAGTAGAG GCAGAGAAGCATTTGCAAATTCGCCAAGACGCAGAGCAAAGGTACATGGTCATGCTTGAAAGAGCTTGTAAGATGCTAGCTGATCAATTCATTGGCGCTACCGTCATAGACACCGACAACCAAAAGTTTCAAGGAGTCGGGAGCAAGACCCCAAGAGGTCCCATGGTTGATCCTCTTGGTTTTTTCTCCATGCCATCTACTGAAGTGGCGGGAGTCAATGTCCCGGAAGAGGAACTACCTCATAGCCTCCCGCCACAGAGGGCCGACTGTTCGACTGAAAGTTGTCTAACCTCACATGAGACTACCGGGGGATTGATTTTAGAAGGATCACCCGGTGAGGGGAAAAGGAGGCTGCTAGGCATGGACTCTATGGCAGCACCTTTGATCTGGACTGAAGCTAAGATGAGAACTCAAGCCATCAATGTAGCCCAAGGTAACCCTCATGGAATAACTAGGTATGCCGGCATGTAG
- the LOC130977085 gene encoding protein PHR1-LIKE 2-like isoform X1, with translation MYPRLIHPHEAGLVGQEDVQVGGASNLTHKGDPCLVLTADPKPRLRWTQDLHERFVDAVTQLGGASKATPKAIMRTMNVKGLTLFHLKSHLQKYRLGKQSGKDMGEGCKDGLSGSYLESPGTDNSSPKLPTSDTNEGFEIKEALRAQMEVQSKLHLQVEAEKHLQIRQDAEQRYMVMLERACKMLADQFIGATVIDTDNQKFQGVGSKTPRGPMVDPLGFFSMPSTEVAGVNVPEEELPHSLPPQRADCSTESCLTSHETTGGLILEGSPGEGKRRLLGMDSMAAPLIWTEAKMRTQAINVAQGNPHGITRYAGM, from the exons ATGTATCCGAGGCTGATACACCCACATGAAGCAGGGCTTGTTGGACAAGAAGATGTTCAAGTTGGTGGCGCCTCCAATCTCACACACAAGGGAGACCCATGTCTTGTTCTCACTGCTGATCCAAAACCAAGACTTCGTTGGACTCAGGACCTCCATGAACGCTTTGTTGATGCTGTCACTCAGCTCGGAGGTGCTAGTA AAGCTACGCCAAAAGCAATCATGCGGACCATGAATGTCAAGGGTTTGACTCTATTTCATTTGAAGAGTCATCTTCAG AAATATAGACTTGGTAAGCAATCAGGGAAAGATATGGGTGAGGGATGCAAAGATG GATTGTCGGGTTCATACTTAGAAAGCCCTGGTACTGACAACTCTTCTCCAAAGTTGCCAACTTCCGATACCAATGA GGGTTTTGAAATCAAGGAAGCCTTAAGAGCACAAATGGAAGTGCAAAGTAAACTACATTTGCAAGTAGAG GCAGAGAAGCATTTGCAAATTCGCCAAGACGCAGAGCAAAGGTACATGGTCATGCTTGAAAGAGCTTGTAAGATGCTAGCTGATCAATTCATTGGCGCTACCGTCATAGACACCGACAACCAAAAGTTTCAAGGAGTCGGGAGCAAGACCCCAAGAGGTCCCATGGTTGATCCTCTTGGTTTTTTCTCCATGCCATCTACTGAAGTGGCGGGAGTCAATGTCCCGGAAGAGGAACTACCTCATAGCCTCCCGCCACAGAGGGCCGACTGTTCGACTGAAAGTTGTCTAACCTCACATGAGACTACCGGGGGATTGATTTTAGAAGGATCACCCGGTGAGGGGAAAAGGAGGCTGCTAGGCATGGACTCTATGGCAGCACCTTTGATCTGGACTGAAGCTAAGATGAGAACTCAAGCCATCAATGTAGCCCAAGGTAACCCTCATGGAATAACTAGGTATGCCGGCATGTAG